A single genomic interval of Haloactinospora alba harbors:
- a CDS encoding DUF6444 domain-containing protein yields the protein MPSPSSDASLEQLLARAEKLEAENTQLKRENAELKQWLSLDSTTSSKPPSSDGPAEPTPRSLRTRSERKPGKQPGDEGTILCQTGEPDQAVKHYPAHVRAVGPLFSGQGAPTHRIIRRTRPLLDAIEHIPHPTDTRLRAPADITNHAANTD from the coding sequence ATGCCTTCCCCTTCTTCTGACGCGTCGCTTGAGCAGCTACTCGCGCGCGCGGAGAAGCTGGAGGCCGAGAATACGCAGCTCAAGCGGGAGAACGCCGAGTTGAAGCAGTGGCTGAGTCTGGACTCCACTACCTCGTCCAAGCCGCCCTCCAGTGATGGTCCGGCCGAGCCCACCCCGCGCTCGTTGCGCACCCGTTCGGAGAGAAAGCCCGGCAAGCAGCCCGGCGATGAGGGCACCATCCTGTGCCAGACCGGCGAGCCTGACCAGGCCGTGAAGCACTACCCAGCACATGTGAGGGCTGTGGGCCCCCTATTTTCCGGACAGGGTGCCCCCACACACCGCATCATCCGCCGAACCCGCCCACTGCTGGACGCCATCGAACACATCCCCCACCCCACCGACACCCGCCTGAGAGCCCCAGCCGACATCACCAACCACGCGGCCAACACCGACTAA
- a CDS encoding bifunctional DNA primase/polymerase → MASVVPRRKRRQAVNSRLGAALGYAALGWPVCRGAQPAAKGRSCACDRIGCPDPAAHPMSAAWRMEANTAPETLNRWWTATPEANVILPTGRVFDVLDVPARTGADALARMDSNGVVPGPVARMEGRRYLFFVATRSPTDEDEWWSCHLDCFPETVRETPGLRWHCRDSYVLAPPSRLPSGDHASWIRPPGDGAAPVALPDPITVLDVLTDVMG, encoded by the coding sequence ATGGCCAGCGTCGTACCCCGACGCAAGCGCCGGCAGGCGGTGAACAGCAGGCTGGGTGCGGCACTCGGGTACGCGGCGTTGGGGTGGCCGGTGTGCCGCGGCGCCCAACCCGCGGCCAAGGGCCGGTCGTGCGCCTGCGACCGGATCGGTTGTCCCGACCCCGCGGCGCACCCGATGTCGGCGGCGTGGCGTATGGAGGCCAACACCGCGCCGGAGACCCTGAACCGGTGGTGGACGGCCACCCCGGAAGCGAACGTGATCCTGCCGACCGGCAGGGTGTTCGACGTTCTCGACGTCCCCGCGAGGACCGGCGCGGACGCGCTCGCCCGCATGGACTCGAACGGTGTGGTTCCGGGGCCGGTGGCGCGCATGGAGGGACGCCGCTACCTGTTCTTCGTCGCGACGCGCTCCCCCACCGACGAGGACGAGTGGTGGTCCTGCCACCTCGACTGCTTCCCGGAGACCGTCCGGGAGACCCCCGGGCTGCGGTGGCACTGCCGGGACAGCTATGTGCTCGCGCCCCCGTCCCGGCTGCCGAGCGGCGACCACGCCTCCTGGATCCGCCCGCCGGGCGACGGCGCGGCCCCGGTGGCGCTGCCCGACCCCATCACCGTGCTGGACGTCCTCACCGACGTCATGGGCTAG
- the hemB gene encoding porphobilinogen synthase: protein MSARYPAARPRRLRRTPALRRLVAETRPRPEELILPMFVKEGIDEPQPVESMPGVVQHTRDSLRAAALDAVEAGVGGLMLFGIPAHKDERGSAADDPGGVVQQALRDLSAELGDDDTVLMADLCLDEYTSHGHCGLLTLSGDVDNDATLERYADIAVAQADAGVQVVAPSGMMDGQVGAIRAALDHAGYTDVAILAYAAKYASAFYGPFREAAEGAPQFGDRSGYQQDPANATEALREAELDIGEGADMVMVKPGLAYLDIIARIADTATVPVSAYQVSGEYAMVEAAARQGWVDRERAVLESLVSYRRAGARQILTYWAAEAARLLR, encoded by the coding sequence ATGAGCGCCCGCTACCCGGCAGCCCGCCCCCGCAGGCTCCGCCGCACCCCCGCGCTGCGGCGCCTGGTCGCCGAGACGCGGCCGCGGCCCGAGGAACTGATCCTGCCGATGTTCGTCAAGGAGGGCATCGACGAGCCGCAACCGGTGGAGTCCATGCCGGGCGTCGTCCAGCACACCCGCGACAGCCTGCGCGCGGCGGCGCTGGACGCGGTGGAGGCCGGCGTGGGCGGGCTGATGCTCTTCGGTATCCCGGCGCACAAGGACGAGCGGGGGTCGGCCGCGGACGACCCGGGCGGCGTGGTCCAGCAGGCCCTGCGCGACCTCTCCGCGGAGCTCGGTGACGACGACACCGTGCTGATGGCCGACCTCTGCCTGGACGAGTACACCTCGCACGGACACTGCGGCCTGCTCACGCTCTCGGGCGACGTGGACAACGACGCGACCCTGGAGCGGTACGCGGACATCGCCGTGGCGCAGGCCGACGCCGGCGTCCAGGTCGTCGCGCCGAGCGGGATGATGGACGGCCAGGTCGGCGCGATCCGCGCGGCGCTGGACCACGCGGGCTACACCGACGTGGCGATCCTGGCCTACGCCGCCAAGTACGCGTCCGCGTTCTACGGACCGTTCCGGGAGGCGGCGGAGGGCGCCCCGCAGTTCGGGGACCGCAGCGGGTACCAGCAGGACCCGGCCAACGCCACCGAGGCGCTGCGCGAAGCCGAGCTCGACATCGGGGAGGGCGCCGACATGGTGATGGTGAAACCGGGGCTGGCCTACCTGGACATCATCGCGAGGATCGCCGACACGGCCACCGTCCCGGTCTCCGCCTACCAGGTCAGCGGGGAGTACGCCATGGTGGAGGCCGCCGCGCGCCAGGGCTGGGTCGACCGGGAGCGCGCCGTGCTGGAGAGCCTGGTCAGCTACCGGAGGGCAGGCGCCCGCCAGATCCTCACCTACTGGGCCGCCGAAGCCGCCAGGCTGTTGCGGTAA
- a CDS encoding glutamyl-tRNA reductase, protein MSVLAVGLSHRSSPVALLERVALDDETRRKAMSEMSNAATVNEVMMVSTCNRTEIHADVARFHPGVTTVTELLSQYSGVPLDELSPHLYVHYEERAVQHLFSVACGLDSMVVGEGQILGQVRDAIKDAQEAGTIGRALNDLGQRALRVGKRAHTETHLDHAGADMVNLGLTVALRHLRPEAGGAAAAGALPETEAGGCPAGGAEEVAAAVPQPQPLTGLRVLVLGAGSMSALAANTVARQGASAVTVANRTHDRAVRLAECLTEAYEPMSSHAVPFDEASGVLSEVDLVVSCTGAQELVLSGAEVSEALTGRADSHPLVFLDLALPRDVDAGVRDLPGVRLVDIENLRQAADAGADDTSGRAGALSVVREIVDEEVSEYQTVRRADLVAPTVVALRTKAKTVLDAELERLDGRLPDLDEKTRGEVTNAMRRVVDKLLHHPTVRVKELAAGPDGDSYEAALRELFALDPAAPDAVSRAESTHPANGEGNP, encoded by the coding sequence ATGAGTGTCCTCGCCGTGGGGCTGAGCCACCGTAGCTCGCCCGTGGCGTTACTGGAGCGTGTCGCTCTGGACGACGAGACCCGCCGTAAGGCCATGTCGGAGATGTCCAACGCGGCGACGGTGAACGAAGTGATGATGGTCTCGACGTGCAACCGCACGGAGATCCACGCGGACGTGGCCAGGTTCCACCCAGGCGTGACCACCGTCACGGAGCTGCTCTCCCAGTACAGCGGGGTGCCGCTGGACGAGCTGTCCCCGCACCTCTACGTGCACTACGAGGAACGCGCAGTCCAGCACCTGTTCTCCGTGGCCTGCGGCCTCGACTCGATGGTGGTCGGCGAGGGGCAGATCCTGGGCCAGGTACGCGACGCCATCAAGGACGCCCAGGAAGCGGGCACCATCGGCCGCGCGCTGAACGACCTCGGCCAGCGGGCACTGCGCGTCGGTAAACGCGCCCACACCGAGACCCACCTGGACCACGCCGGCGCCGACATGGTCAACCTGGGCCTGACCGTGGCGCTGCGGCACCTGCGCCCCGAGGCCGGCGGTGCCGCGGCGGCGGGCGCCCTACCGGAAACCGAGGCGGGCGGCTGCCCCGCCGGCGGCGCGGAGGAGGTCGCCGCCGCCGTGCCGCAGCCGCAGCCGCTCACCGGACTGCGGGTGCTGGTGCTCGGCGCCGGCTCGATGAGCGCGCTGGCCGCCAACACGGTCGCCCGGCAGGGCGCGAGCGCCGTCACGGTCGCGAACCGCACCCACGACCGGGCCGTGCGCCTGGCGGAGTGCCTCACCGAGGCCTACGAGCCGATGAGCAGCCACGCCGTCCCGTTCGACGAGGCCTCCGGCGTCCTGTCCGAGGTGGACCTGGTGGTGTCCTGCACCGGCGCCCAGGAACTGGTGCTGTCCGGCGCGGAGGTCTCCGAGGCCCTCACCGGACGTGCGGACTCCCACCCGCTCGTGTTCCTCGATCTCGCGCTCCCGCGCGACGTCGACGCGGGGGTCCGCGACCTGCCCGGTGTCCGCCTGGTCGACATCGAGAACCTGCGGCAGGCCGCCGACGCGGGGGCCGACGACACCTCCGGACGCGCGGGCGCGCTCTCCGTCGTCCGCGAGATCGTCGACGAGGAGGTCTCCGAGTACCAGACCGTGCGTCGCGCCGACCTGGTCGCGCCCACCGTCGTCGCGCTGCGCACGAAGGCCAAGACCGTCCTGGACGCCGAACTGGAACGGCTCGACGGGCGCCTGCCGGACCTCGACGAGAAGACCCGCGGCGAGGTCACCAACGCGATGCGGCGCGTCGTCGACAAGCTGCTGCACCACCCCACGGTGCGGGTGAAGGAGTTGGCGGCCGGTCCGGACGGGGACTCCTACGAGGCCGCGCTGCGGGAGCTGTTCGCCCTCGACCCCGCCGCACCGGACGCGGTGAGCCGGGCGGAGTCCACACACCCCGCGAATGGGGAGGGAAACCCGTGA
- a CDS encoding bifunctional uroporphyrinogen-III C-methyltransferase/uroporphyrinogen-III synthase — translation MNPHSDNQEERPETPAAPSVGQVFLVGAGPGGAEMLTLRGVTVLAKADVVCMVQEPSPELAKHREALLTHCPADVTVVHPDECEDVDAFTVSRAKEGDNVVRLYSGDPLFGCGGGRLAAACQRAGVGFEVVPGLSAATSVPTFAGVPLMPDGVSELRVVNANDPDLDWERIAHGNASLVVMFPDARWGENTAGAAPSFDKVCKALVSGGREATTPVAVTRMGGTTEQSTVVSTLSRLTTDLKSADAKGYHVTSPATLIVGEGVNQQRELSWFETRPLFGWRVLVPRTKEQAASLSEQLRSYGSVPEEVPTISVEPPRTPQQIERAVRGLVTGRYQWVAFTSVNAVKAIRERCEDYGLDARAFAGVKVATVGEQTAAALREFGIQPDLTPPENQQSSSGLVDVWPPYDAELDPIERVLLPRADIATETLAAGVGDLGWEVDDVTAYRTVRAAPPPAATREAIKGGGFDAVLFTSSSTVRNLVGIAGKPHNTTVIAVIGEKTAQTAEEFGLRVDVVAPKPSVSALAEALSEYGANQRAEAIAAGKPVLKPSQKRRGRRRKSM, via the coding sequence GTGAATCCGCACAGTGACAACCAGGAGGAGCGGCCCGAGACCCCGGCCGCGCCCTCGGTGGGCCAGGTCTTCCTCGTGGGGGCCGGACCGGGCGGCGCGGAGATGCTGACGTTGCGGGGCGTCACCGTCCTCGCCAAGGCCGACGTGGTCTGCATGGTCCAGGAGCCGAGCCCGGAACTGGCGAAACACCGCGAGGCGCTGCTCACCCACTGTCCGGCCGACGTCACCGTGGTGCACCCGGACGAGTGCGAGGACGTGGACGCCTTCACCGTGTCCCGCGCGAAGGAGGGCGACAACGTCGTGCGGCTGTACAGCGGTGACCCGCTGTTCGGCTGCGGCGGCGGGCGGCTCGCCGCGGCGTGCCAGCGCGCCGGCGTCGGGTTCGAGGTGGTGCCCGGCCTGTCCGCCGCGACGTCCGTGCCCACCTTCGCGGGTGTCCCGCTGATGCCGGACGGTGTCAGTGAGCTGCGCGTCGTCAACGCCAACGACCCCGACCTGGACTGGGAGCGGATCGCCCACGGCAACGCCTCCCTGGTGGTGATGTTCCCCGACGCGCGGTGGGGCGAGAACACCGCCGGCGCGGCGCCGAGCTTCGACAAGGTGTGCAAGGCGCTCGTGTCGGGAGGCCGGGAGGCCACCACCCCGGTCGCGGTGACCCGCATGGGCGGTACGACGGAGCAGAGCACCGTCGTCTCCACGCTCTCCCGGCTCACCACGGACCTCAAGTCCGCCGACGCCAAGGGGTACCACGTCACCTCCCCGGCCACCCTCATCGTCGGTGAGGGGGTGAACCAGCAGCGGGAGCTGTCCTGGTTCGAGACGCGCCCCCTGTTCGGCTGGCGCGTCCTGGTGCCGCGCACCAAGGAACAGGCGGCGAGCCTGTCCGAGCAGTTGCGCAGTTACGGCTCCGTGCCGGAGGAGGTTCCCACGATCTCGGTGGAACCGCCCCGCACGCCGCAGCAGATCGAGCGGGCCGTCCGCGGCCTGGTCACCGGCCGGTACCAGTGGGTCGCGTTCACGTCGGTCAACGCGGTGAAGGCGATCCGGGAGCGGTGCGAGGACTACGGGCTGGACGCCCGCGCGTTCGCCGGCGTCAAGGTGGCGACGGTCGGCGAGCAGACCGCCGCCGCGCTGCGGGAGTTCGGCATCCAGCCGGACCTGACGCCGCCGGAGAACCAGCAGTCCAGTTCGGGGCTGGTGGACGTGTGGCCGCCCTACGACGCCGAGCTCGACCCGATCGAGCGGGTGCTGCTGCCGCGGGCCGACATCGCCACCGAGACCCTGGCGGCGGGAGTGGGCGACCTCGGCTGGGAGGTCGACGACGTCACCGCCTACCGCACGGTGCGTGCCGCGCCGCCGCCGGCCGCCACACGCGAGGCGATCAAGGGCGGCGGGTTCGACGCCGTGCTGTTCACCTCCTCCTCCACGGTGCGCAACCTGGTCGGCATCGCGGGCAAACCGCACAACACCACCGTTATCGCCGTTATCGGGGAGAAGACCGCCCAAACCGCCGAGGAGTTCGGGCTGCGTGTCGACGTCGTCGCGCCGAAACCGTCCGTTTCCGCACTGGCGGAGGCCCTTTCCGAGTACGGTGCCAACCAGCGCGCCGAAGCCATCGCGGCGGGCAAGCCCGTGCTGAAACCCAGCCAGAAACGCCGCGGCCGGCGGCGCAAGAGTATGTGA
- the hemC gene encoding hydroxymethylbilane synthase yields MTPAPARLGTRRSTMATSQSRIVADALTEASGTPVELVEITSSGDTTNANLTQLGGTGVFVNALRDEIVAGNVDFAVHSLKDLPTAFPEGLTLAAITRRDDPRDALCARDGLSFDELPSGAVIGTGSPRRSAQLAALRGDLTFVPIRGNAETRLGKVSSGEVDAVVLAYAGLTRVGRTDSVTDVFGPDRMLPAPGQGALAVECTTGRAADDLGYLAAVDHGPTRAAVTAERTILAELEAGCAAPVGAYAEVGDDWLRLSAVVVATDGSQAIRRERTTALRPDAEAAGTGADLGRELAGEMIGEGADRIVADAASG; encoded by the coding sequence GTGACACCCGCCCCGGCCCGGCTCGGCACCCGCCGCAGCACCATGGCCACCTCGCAGTCGCGCATCGTCGCCGACGCCCTCACCGAGGCCTCCGGAACCCCCGTGGAGCTGGTGGAGATCACCAGCTCCGGGGACACCACGAACGCGAACCTCACCCAGCTGGGTGGCACCGGCGTGTTCGTGAACGCCCTGCGGGACGAGATCGTGGCGGGCAACGTCGACTTCGCGGTGCACTCCCTCAAGGACCTGCCGACCGCGTTCCCCGAGGGCCTGACCCTGGCCGCCATCACCCGCCGCGACGACCCCCGCGACGCGCTGTGCGCCCGTGACGGCCTCTCGTTCGACGAGCTGCCCTCCGGGGCGGTGATCGGAACCGGCTCGCCGCGCAGGTCCGCCCAGCTCGCCGCGCTGCGCGGTGACCTCACCTTCGTCCCGATCCGCGGAAACGCGGAGACGCGGCTGGGCAAGGTCTCCTCGGGGGAAGTCGACGCCGTCGTCCTGGCCTACGCCGGACTCACCCGGGTGGGGCGCACCGACAGCGTCACCGACGTGTTCGGTCCGGACCGCATGCTGCCCGCCCCGGGGCAGGGGGCGCTGGCCGTGGAGTGCACCACCGGCCGCGCCGCCGACGACCTGGGCTATCTCGCGGCGGTCGACCACGGTCCCACCCGGGCCGCGGTGACGGCCGAACGCACCATCCTGGCCGAGCTGGAGGCCGGCTGCGCTGCGCCCGTGGGCGCCTACGCCGAGGTGGGCGACGACTGGCTGCGGCTGAGTGCCGTCGTCGTCGCCACCGACGGCAGCCAGGCGATACGGCGCGAACGCACCACCGCGTTGCGGCCGGACGCGGAAGCGGCCGGTACCGGAGCTGACCTCGGACGGGAGCTGGCCGGCGAGATGATCGGTGAGGGCGCGGACCGTATCGTGGCCGACGCCGCGTCGGGCTGA
- a CDS encoding redox-sensing transcriptional repressor Rex, with product MTPSTPHPRDRGIPEATVARLPVYLRSLQSLHERGTPTVSSDALAASTGVNPAKLRKDLSYLGSYGTRGVGYDVEYLIYQVSRELGLTQGWSVAIVGIGNLGRALANYGGFGTRGFRIAALLDADTSVVGDRVAGISVGHIDTLEDVVAAERISIGVVATPASTAQSVCDRFVESGVTSVLNFAPVVLNVPTGVEVRKVDLSIELQILAFHEQRKADGHLSPGWIEPQDDTS from the coding sequence GTGACCCCCTCGACACCGCATCCCCGGGACAGGGGAATACCCGAGGCGACCGTCGCCCGGCTCCCGGTCTACCTGCGCTCTCTGCAGAGCCTGCACGAGCGCGGAACACCGACGGTCTCCTCCGACGCGCTCGCCGCGTCCACGGGCGTGAACCCGGCGAAACTGCGCAAGGACCTCTCCTACCTGGGCTCCTACGGGACACGCGGGGTCGGCTACGACGTCGAGTACCTCATCTACCAGGTCTCGCGTGAGCTTGGACTCACCCAGGGTTGGTCGGTGGCCATCGTGGGAATCGGAAACCTCGGCCGTGCGCTGGCCAACTACGGTGGGTTCGGTACCCGGGGATTCCGTATCGCCGCCCTGCTGGACGCGGACACCTCCGTGGTGGGGGACAGGGTCGCCGGTATCAGCGTCGGGCATATCGACACGTTGGAGGACGTTGTTGCGGCCGAGAGGATATCGATCGGGGTGGTGGCCACCCCCGCGTCGACAGCGCAGAGCGTGTGTGACCGGTTCGTCGAGAGCGGTGTCACCAGTGTGCTGAACTTCGCCCCGGTCGTGCTCAACGTGCCCACGGGCGTCGAAGTGCGTAAGGTCGATTTGTCCATCGAGCTGCAGATCCTGGCCTTCCACGAGCAGCGGAAGGCCGACGGCCATCTCAGCCCGGGATGGATCGAGCCCCAGGACGACACGTCATGA
- a CDS encoding glutaredoxin family protein — MGVANTGKGRAKTRITMLGKPDCHLCEEALATIERVADELGVGYEVRDLTLASEEDQEDYWDKIPVTFVDGQPHDFWRVSEDRLRAALAS, encoded by the coding sequence ATGGGCGTTGCGAACACGGGGAAAGGGCGGGCCAAGACCCGGATCACCATGCTCGGTAAGCCGGACTGCCACCTGTGCGAGGAGGCGCTGGCGACGATCGAACGGGTGGCGGACGAGCTCGGCGTGGGCTACGAAGTGCGCGATCTCACGCTCGCCTCCGAGGAGGACCAGGAGGACTACTGGGACAAGATCCCGGTGACGTTCGTGGACGGGCAGCCGCACGACTTCTGGCGGGTGAGCGAGGACCGCCTGCGCGCGGCACTGGCATCGTGA
- a CDS encoding SDR family oxidoreductase, with the protein MATRRPLTSTGVTEEGAGMAGKLQDKVVVLGGGAKNLGALLATTFANDGAKVVVHYHSDSSADDADKTVKAVQEAGSRAVAVQGDLTRVADVRRLFDTAVDTFGGADIAVNTTGMVLRKPILETTEEEYDRMFGVNAKAAYFFIQEAGRRLNDNGKIISLGTSLLAAFTDGYSTYAGGKAPLEHFTRAAAKEFADRGISVNTVAPGPMDTPFFYPQETPERVEFHKSQAMGNQLTRIEDIAPIIEFLATDGWWFTGQTMFPNGGYTTR; encoded by the coding sequence GTGGCCACACGAAGGCCACTGACCAGCACCGGAGTGACAGAAGAGGGGGCCGGCATGGCTGGCAAGCTGCAGGACAAGGTCGTGGTGCTCGGCGGGGGCGCGAAGAACCTGGGCGCGCTGTTGGCCACGACCTTCGCCAACGACGGGGCGAAGGTCGTGGTGCACTACCACAGCGACTCCTCGGCCGACGACGCGGACAAGACCGTCAAGGCGGTGCAGGAGGCCGGGTCGCGCGCGGTGGCGGTGCAGGGCGACCTGACCCGGGTGGCCGACGTGCGGCGGCTGTTCGACACCGCGGTGGACACGTTCGGCGGCGCGGACATCGCGGTGAACACGACCGGGATGGTGCTGCGCAAGCCGATCCTGGAGACCACCGAGGAAGAGTACGACCGCATGTTCGGCGTCAACGCCAAGGCGGCGTACTTCTTCATCCAGGAGGCCGGACGGCGGCTCAACGACAACGGGAAGATCATCAGCCTGGGAACCTCGCTGCTGGCCGCGTTCACCGACGGCTACTCCACCTACGCGGGGGGCAAGGCCCCGTTGGAGCACTTCACCCGCGCGGCGGCCAAGGAGTTCGCCGACCGCGGCATCTCGGTCAACACCGTGGCGCCCGGCCCGATGGACACCCCGTTCTTCTACCCGCAGGAGACGCCCGAGCGGGTGGAGTTCCACAAATCCCAGGCCATGGGAAACCAGCTCACCCGGATCGAGGACATCGCCCCGATCATCGAGTTCCTGGCCACCGACGGGTGGTGGTTCACCGGGCAGACGATGTTCCCCAACGGTGGCTACACCACCCGCTGA
- the rraA gene encoding ribonuclease E activity regulator RraA, whose protein sequence is MTTNVATADLIDAHGDAIASCATQFRQFGARTTFHGPVATVRCHEDNGLVKELLHQPGQGRVLVIDGAGSLRSALMGDLIAEAAAGNDWAGVVIHGAVRDVATLAGIDLGIKALGSNPRKSAKAGAGAQDVPVTFGNTVFTPGSWLYSDEDGIVVSATELPLEG, encoded by the coding sequence ATGACCACCAACGTCGCCACCGCGGACCTGATCGACGCGCACGGGGACGCGATCGCCAGCTGCGCGACCCAGTTCCGGCAGTTCGGGGCGCGGACCACCTTCCACGGACCGGTCGCCACGGTCCGGTGCCACGAGGACAACGGCCTGGTGAAGGAGCTGCTGCACCAGCCCGGGCAGGGCCGGGTCCTGGTGATCGACGGCGCGGGTTCGCTGCGCAGCGCCCTGATGGGGGACCTGATCGCCGAGGCCGCGGCCGGGAACGACTGGGCCGGGGTGGTCATCCACGGGGCCGTCCGGGACGTCGCCACGCTCGCCGGCATCGACCTGGGGATCAAGGCGCTGGGGTCGAACCCCCGCAAGTCCGCCAAGGCCGGGGCGGGCGCCCAGGACGTCCCCGTCACCTTCGGCAACACCGTCTTCACCCCCGGCTCCTGGCTGTACAGCGACGAGGACGGCATCGTCGTCAGCGCCACGGAGCTTCCCCTGGAGGGGTGA
- a CDS encoding LysR family transcriptional regulator, whose product MSLDLHKLEHLVAVAEEGSFTRAAARLHLSQQALSTSIRALEREVGVDLLDRGGNTVTVLDAGNALVEDARVLHGVARSAVQRVRRIGRGEAETLRIGHTPAVTGEEVAALLSRAHAARPELSPEVNQRYPHELTQQLVDGELDIGLCRAMTGAHGLVRNVLTHHRLHVAVAADHRLAGRDTVQLAELAEEPIMVWGHPGRSGYTDLLVDHCRQAGFEPHVRRTPIQGTPPVNAVLGTDCAAFVTTAPGPAAGGRVRVLDLQPPRFVPLYALWPQHTTSHARDAFLATAAG is encoded by the coding sequence GTGAGCCTGGACCTGCACAAACTGGAACACCTCGTCGCGGTCGCCGAGGAGGGCAGCTTCACCCGAGCGGCCGCCCGCCTGCACCTGTCCCAGCAGGCGCTGTCCACCTCGATCCGCGCCCTGGAACGCGAGGTCGGCGTCGACCTGCTCGACCGCGGCGGCAACACGGTCACGGTGCTGGACGCCGGCAACGCGCTGGTCGAGGACGCGCGCGTGCTGCACGGGGTCGCCCGCTCCGCGGTACAGCGCGTCCGCAGGATCGGCCGCGGGGAGGCGGAGACCCTGCGTATCGGCCACACCCCGGCCGTCACCGGCGAGGAGGTCGCCGCCCTGCTGAGCCGGGCCCACGCCGCCCGCCCCGAGCTCTCCCCCGAGGTCAACCAGCGCTACCCGCACGAGCTCACCCAGCAGCTCGTCGACGGGGAGCTGGACATCGGCCTGTGCCGCGCCATGACCGGCGCGCACGGCCTCGTCCGCAACGTCCTGACCCACCACCGCCTGCACGTGGCCGTGGCCGCGGACCACCGCCTCGCCGGGCGTGACACGGTCCAGCTGGCCGAACTGGCGGAGGAGCCCATCATGGTCTGGGGCCACCCGGGCAGGTCCGGCTACACCGACCTACTCGTCGACCACTGCCGTCAGGCCGGGTTCGAGCCCCACGTCCGCCGCACCCCCATCCAGGGCACCCCGCCGGTCAACGCCGTCCTCGGCACCGACTGCGCCGCATTCGTCACCACAGCTCCCGGACCCGCGGCCGGGGGGCGGGTCCGGGTCCTCGACCTCCAGCCGCCCCGTTTCGTGCCGCTGTACGCGCTCTGGCCCCAGCACACCACCAGCCACGCCCGGGACGCCTTCCTCGCCACGGCGGCCGGGTGA
- a CDS encoding lactococcin 972 family bacteriocin yields MKSFVRRATAITGIVVGLSFGSAGAVVAATDHVGGGVWSHGFSDGDVYSSYYHNSVCHGSTAVGTYTDRDEASAGYTSYASAPEAWANNQTYWNKTC; encoded by the coding sequence ATGAAGTCCTTTGTGAGACGAGCTACCGCAATAACCGGTATTGTTGTCGGGCTGTCATTCGGGAGCGCCGGTGCTGTCGTGGCCGCCACCGACCATGTCGGTGGCGGGGTATGGTCACACGGTTTTTCCGATGGTGACGTCTACTCGTCATATTACCACAATTCTGTCTGTCATGGGTCCACTGCTGTGGGAACTTACACGGACCGTGATGAGGCCAGTGCTGGGTACACATCATATGCCAGTGCCCCTGAAGCCTGGGCGAACAACCAGACTTACTGGAATAAAACCTGCTGA